In one Sphingobium sp. MI1205 genomic region, the following are encoded:
- a CDS encoding prepilin peptidase, whose translation MIDPLWALLGGMAGAIAGSFLGTLALRWPEGRGVMRGRSACDGCGRTLGIVDLVPIFSAVLLRGRCRSCGAAIDPLHGRVEMGCAIIGAIACGFLPGLAGAGWALLMWLLLTLAVLDWRHFWLPDALTLPLAFLGLTAGLWVTDPSLPDRLIGAAGGYLILLTVAVVYRAVRGREGLGLGDAKLLGGLGAWFGWQALPFILLVGASLGLLGALASIASGRTVDRSTRLPLGTCIALAALPGWWLSGLIR comes from the coding sequence GTGATCGACCCGTTATGGGCCCTGCTGGGTGGTATGGCAGGCGCGATTGCGGGCAGTTTTCTTGGTACGCTGGCGCTGCGCTGGCCAGAAGGGCGCGGCGTGATGCGCGGCCGTTCTGCCTGCGACGGCTGCGGCCGGACATTGGGCATCGTTGACCTTGTCCCGATTTTCAGCGCCGTGCTGCTGCGTGGGCGGTGCCGAAGCTGCGGGGCGGCCATCGATCCGCTGCACGGCCGGGTGGAGATGGGCTGCGCGATCATCGGGGCGATCGCCTGCGGGTTTCTGCCCGGACTGGCCGGCGCTGGCTGGGCGCTTCTGATGTGGCTCCTGCTGACCCTGGCGGTGCTGGACTGGCGGCATTTCTGGCTGCCTGACGCGTTAACGTTGCCCTTGGCTTTCCTGGGCCTGACAGCTGGCCTGTGGGTGACGGACCCATCCCTGCCGGACCGGTTGATCGGCGCGGCGGGGGGCTATCTAATCCTCCTGACTGTCGCTGTCGTATATCGAGCAGTGCGAGGCCGGGAGGGCCTGGGATTGGGCGATGCCAAGCTTTTGGGCGGGCTGGGCGCCTGGTTTGGCTGGCAAGCCTTGCCCTTCATCCTGCTAGTGGGAGCATCACTCGGCCTACTGGGGGCGCTGGCGAGCATTGCGAGCGGGCGAACGGTGGATCGATCGACGCGCCTGCCGCTCGGCACCTGCATTGCGCTGGCGGCGTTGCCGGGCTGGTGGTTGTCAGGATTGATCAGATAG
- a CDS encoding ThuA domain-containing protein, protein MTIDYLAARNILVAVKGHAYDHEPFRTMLDAIASARPGLTWTIVEQPGVDALIEAQALDRFAAILFYDMSGITPGGPEQLTLIDPPHKLQRGFETLLAKGMPLLFLHHAIASWPAWPRFARLTGGRYLFQPRVIDGVLVPDAGYIHDQIHHVAPVMPHPVTAGLEDGFDLEDELYLFDVFEEDVIPLMASDHMFSTSNFHSSALAVGGRLFDNEGWDRPPGSALFAWMRHEGASDIIYIQGGHGPTAYGNAGYRTLLGNAIDWLIRDKAA, encoded by the coding sequence ATGACAATCGATTACCTCGCCGCACGTAACATCCTGGTCGCCGTGAAGGGTCATGCCTATGACCATGAGCCCTTCCGGACGATGCTGGACGCGATCGCGTCCGCCCGGCCGGGTCTGACCTGGACGATTGTCGAACAACCGGGCGTGGATGCATTGATCGAGGCGCAGGCGCTCGATCGTTTCGCCGCGATACTTTTTTATGACATGTCGGGCATCACCCCGGGCGGGCCGGAGCAACTTACCCTCATCGATCCACCCCACAAGCTCCAGCGGGGTTTCGAAACCCTGCTGGCGAAGGGCATGCCGCTGCTTTTCCTGCACCATGCGATCGCGAGCTGGCCCGCATGGCCGCGCTTCGCTCGTTTGACAGGCGGCCGATATCTGTTCCAGCCGCGTGTCATCGACGGCGTCCTGGTGCCCGATGCAGGATATATCCACGACCAGATCCATCACGTCGCACCGGTCATGCCGCATCCGGTGACGGCCGGGCTGGAGGACGGCTTCGACCTAGAGGACGAACTATACCTCTTCGATGTGTTCGAAGAGGATGTGATCCCGCTGATGGCGAGCGATCATATGTTCAGTACGTCGAATTTCCATTCATCCGCTCTTGCCGTTGGTGGACGGCTGTTCGACAATGAAGGCTGGGACCGGCCGCCGGGCAGTGCCCTTTTCGCATGGATGCGGCATGAGGGTGCAAGCGATATCATCTATATTCAGGGCGGCCATGGACCAACCGCCTACGGCAATGCGGGATACCGGACGCTGCTGGGCAATGCGATCGACTGGCTGATTAGGGACAAGGCTGCTTAA
- a CDS encoding SDR family NAD(P)-dependent oxidoreductase, which translates to MSGLLSERVAIVTGAGGGIGGAIASAFAENGAHVIVADLAGQDEMAGRIAGMGQSVQAMDLDVSRQDSINRLTQAVLDRHGRIDILVNAAGRFDATAITDVCHADWQRIFDVNVFGLAAMSQAVIPSMTAQGSGRIINLASIGGRRADEKTIVYSASKAAVISITQAMALAFAKQGVRVNAIAPGPVRSGLWAELDRDFSRRYLQADPGAFTALAEAATPTGAIASPEDIAGTALFLASSASNHVVGQTINVDGGVLLS; encoded by the coding sequence ATGAGCGGCCTGCTGTCTGAACGTGTCGCCATCGTCACCGGCGCAGGAGGCGGCATCGGCGGCGCCATCGCTTCAGCCTTTGCCGAAAATGGAGCGCATGTGATCGTCGCCGATTTGGCGGGGCAGGACGAGATGGCAGGCCGGATCGCCGGCATGGGCCAAAGCGTTCAGGCCATGGACCTGGACGTCAGCCGTCAAGACTCCATCAATCGGCTGACGCAAGCCGTGCTGGATCGGCACGGGCGCATCGACATATTGGTGAATGCCGCGGGCCGGTTCGATGCAACCGCGATCACCGACGTTTGCCATGCCGACTGGCAGAGGATTTTCGACGTCAACGTCTTTGGCCTGGCCGCCATGTCGCAGGCGGTGATCCCCTCCATGACCGCCCAGGGTAGCGGCCGGATCATCAATCTTGCATCGATCGGCGGGCGGCGCGCGGACGAAAAAACCATCGTCTATTCGGCCAGCAAGGCGGCGGTGATCAGTATCACGCAGGCGATGGCGCTGGCCTTCGCCAAACAGGGTGTGCGGGTGAACGCGATCGCCCCCGGTCCCGTGCGCTCAGGGCTTTGGGCCGAATTGGATCGCGACTTTAGCCGGCGCTATCTTCAAGCCGACCCTGGCGCCTTTACCGCTCTGGCGGAGGCGGCGACCCCCACGGGCGCGATCGCATCGCCCGAGGATATCGCGGGCACCGCCCTGTTCCTGGCCTCGTCGGCCAGCAATCATGTGGTCGGGCAAACGATCAACGTCGACGGCGGCGTCCTGTTGAGCTGA
- the gspN gene encoding type II secretion system protein N, which translates to MKGLQLSGRARAILILLFLFGLIAFMPMRIALGLTGLERVGVSAREVRGSLWSGRIDQLMLGTMPIGTVRAGLSPISLLMGRARIDIWRRRGAADDLSGALTIGFNRIGIDDVTGAVPLGRSFAPLPIGSLLMEDVTAYFSGDRCGHAEGRVRAQLAGQFPGLNLSQGLSGTASCDGDALLLPLVSQSGLEKINLRIWRSGRYVAEMRVETADAGLAGTLAKAGFADAGGAQLLKVEGTL; encoded by the coding sequence ATGAAGGGGCTCCAACTGTCGGGCCGCGCGCGCGCCATCCTGATCCTGCTGTTCCTGTTTGGATTGATTGCGTTCATGCCGATGCGGATTGCGCTGGGGCTGACAGGTCTGGAGCGGGTCGGCGTGTCGGCGCGGGAGGTGCGGGGTTCCTTGTGGAGCGGGCGCATCGACCAACTCATGCTGGGCACGATGCCGATCGGAACGGTGCGGGCCGGGCTTTCCCCGATATCCTTGCTGATGGGCCGCGCGCGTATCGACATCTGGCGGCGACGGGGGGCTGCCGACGATCTGAGTGGCGCCTTGACGATAGGGTTCAACCGCATCGGCATTGACGATGTGACCGGCGCGGTGCCGCTGGGGCGCAGTTTTGCGCCGCTGCCCATCGGCAGCCTGCTTATGGAGGATGTGACCGCTTACTTTTCCGGCGACCGCTGCGGTCATGCCGAAGGCCGGGTGCGCGCGCAACTGGCGGGGCAGTTTCCCGGCCTGAACCTGTCGCAAGGCTTGTCGGGCACGGCCAGCTGTGACGGCGATGCGCTGCTGCTGCCGCTGGTCAGCCAGTCGGGCCTTGAAAAGATCAACCTGCGGATCTGGCGATCGGGGCGCTACGTTGCGGAGATGCGGGTTGAGACGGCCGATGCCGGGCTGGCCGGTACGCTTGCGAAGGCGGGATTTGCCGATGCGGGTGGCGCGCAGCTGCTGAAGGTCGAAGGGACGTTGTGA
- a CDS encoding ThuA domain-containing protein — translation MAKYGRPQVELIIGGENHDMNRVRLALLELLGENERLRVRCAPDFGDGTALAETDFLITYTNNVFPEGETLAALERFLAGGGRWLAIHGAAAYTQFKPPAVNIGGIQLPGLTDTPDLKPEYMNLLGVRFISHLAQQAYAITPGPVAHPVTEGIGAFEVVDEPYILELRGECDVLLEARFTGEAPGYVKGPWLTDDVRPQLLRHRHGAGETMYLAPGHACGKYDLRPFIDEIPVQPGPWASETYMDLVRRLIAWGVEAVPVD, via the coding sequence ATGGCAAAATATGGACGGCCGCAGGTCGAACTGATCATTGGCGGCGAAAATCATGATATGAACCGCGTCCGCCTGGCATTACTCGAGCTGCTCGGTGAAAATGAAAGGCTGCGGGTGCGTTGCGCTCCGGATTTCGGCGATGGAACGGCGCTGGCGGAAACCGATTTCCTGATCACCTACACCAACAATGTCTTTCCCGAAGGTGAGACTCTCGCGGCGCTCGAACGCTTCCTGGCAGGCGGCGGCCGCTGGCTGGCGATCCATGGCGCTGCCGCCTACACCCAGTTCAAGCCGCCGGCGGTCAATATCGGCGGCATTCAACTGCCCGGTCTTACCGACACGCCCGACCTCAAGCCCGAATATATGAACCTGCTGGGGGTGCGTTTCATTTCGCATCTGGCGCAGCAAGCCTACGCCATCACGCCCGGCCCCGTCGCGCATCCCGTGACCGAGGGGATCGGCGCGTTCGAGGTTGTCGACGAACCCTATATTCTGGAACTGCGCGGCGAATGCGATGTGCTGCTGGAGGCACGCTTTACTGGCGAAGCGCCAGGCTATGTGAAGGGCCCCTGGCTGACGGATGACGTTCGTCCCCAGTTGCTGCGACACCGCCACGGCGCGGGAGAAACGATGTATCTGGCGCCCGGCCATGCCTGTGGCAAATATGACCTTCGCCCCTTCATCGACGAAATTCCCGTTCAGCCGGGCCCGTGGGCAAGCGAAACCTATATGGACCTCGTCCGGCGGCTCATCGCCTGGGGCGTCGAGGCGGTGCCGGTGGACTGA
- a CDS encoding SLC13 family permease: protein MTLPQWLSVATLAGMMALFLWGRFRYDVTAVIALLAALLIGVVKPADAFKGFADDIVIIVGSALVISAAVRRSGAIEIALGFLSRRVKSVRSQLLVLTGSVGVSSALVKNVGALAMLMPAAFQMAKKNGANPSVFLMPMSFASLLGGLMTLVGTSPNIIVSRVREEMTGEPFGMFDYFPTGFGLLLVGLIFLRFAYRLLPRNRRAAPTMGEALNISGYVTEASVPEGSEAIGQTIAEFTERHDNQIAVMSLLRGDMQGTVHPNVHLRQDDILILSGEPDALERVIARDSLSLTGEGKAMAEGHERDEIGVIEAVVTTDSALIGRTAGRLSLRERFGVNLIAISRAGEHLTRKIGQIVLQAGDVIVMQGPVALLPDRLRQLGALPLAAREMQLGKSNRGWLPILVLAIAMIATATGLVPVAVAFFAAAGVVVIAGALPVGEAYEAVEWPILIMLAALIPVSESLQTTGASDVIATGLAHAAATLPPWGAVALILVSAMAVTPFLNNAATVLVMAPIAAVFANDLGYRPEAFLIATAIGAGCDFLTPIGHQCNTLVFGPGGYRFSDYARLGAPLSLIVVLVGTPLILWTWPLR, encoded by the coding sequence ATGACATTACCCCAATGGCTTTCAGTCGCCACGCTGGCCGGGATGATGGCGCTCTTTCTTTGGGGGCGTTTCCGCTACGATGTGACGGCGGTTATTGCGCTGCTCGCGGCGCTGCTCATCGGTGTCGTCAAGCCGGCTGACGCCTTCAAGGGCTTTGCCGACGATATCGTCATCATCGTCGGCTCTGCGCTCGTTATCTCTGCCGCTGTGCGGCGATCGGGCGCGATCGAGATCGCCCTGGGTTTTCTGTCCAGGCGAGTGAAAAGCGTCCGGTCACAGCTTCTCGTGCTGACCGGATCGGTGGGTGTTTCCTCCGCCCTGGTCAAGAATGTCGGAGCGCTGGCGATGCTGATGCCCGCGGCTTTCCAGATGGCGAAGAAGAACGGGGCCAATCCGTCGGTCTTCCTGATGCCCATGTCCTTCGCATCGCTGCTGGGCGGCCTTATGACACTTGTGGGAACGTCGCCTAATATCATCGTCAGCCGCGTGCGTGAGGAGATGACCGGCGAGCCTTTTGGCATGTTCGATTATTTTCCGACCGGCTTTGGCTTGCTGCTGGTCGGGCTTATTTTCCTGCGCTTTGCATACCGGCTGCTTCCTCGCAACCGCCGCGCCGCACCGACCATGGGAGAGGCGCTCAATATTTCAGGCTATGTCACTGAGGCGTCAGTACCGGAGGGTTCCGAGGCTATCGGCCAGACGATCGCGGAGTTCACCGAGCGCCACGATAATCAAATCGCGGTGATGAGCCTGCTGCGCGGCGACATGCAGGGCACGGTCCATCCCAACGTCCATCTGCGGCAGGACGATATCCTGATCCTGTCCGGCGAGCCTGACGCGCTGGAGCGGGTGATCGCCCGTGACAGCCTTTCGCTGACCGGAGAAGGCAAGGCGATGGCCGAGGGGCATGAGCGCGACGAGATCGGTGTGATAGAGGCGGTGGTCACGACCGATTCCGCGCTGATCGGCCGGACGGCGGGTCGCCTGTCACTTCGGGAGCGTTTTGGCGTGAACCTGATCGCGATATCGCGGGCCGGCGAACATCTGACCCGCAAGATTGGCCAGATCGTGCTCCAGGCGGGCGATGTCATTGTCATGCAAGGGCCGGTCGCCTTGCTGCCTGATCGCCTGCGCCAACTTGGCGCATTGCCTCTCGCGGCGCGGGAAATGCAGTTGGGGAAATCGAACCGTGGATGGCTCCCTATCCTGGTTCTCGCCATCGCCATGATTGCCACGGCGACTGGCTTGGTCCCGGTTGCGGTGGCTTTCTTTGCTGCGGCCGGGGTGGTCGTGATTGCTGGAGCGCTGCCGGTGGGCGAGGCTTATGAAGCGGTGGAGTGGCCGATCCTCATCATGCTGGCCGCATTGATTCCGGTCAGCGAAAGCCTGCAAACAACAGGTGCATCGGATGTGATCGCAACGGGGCTTGCTCATGCCGCGGCGACGTTGCCGCCATGGGGAGCGGTTGCGCTGATCCTGGTGTCGGCCATGGCGGTGACGCCGTTCCTCAACAATGCGGCAACCGTCCTGGTCATGGCGCCTATCGCTGCCGTTTTCGCCAACGATCTGGGATACCGCCCGGAAGCCTTCCTGATCGCGACTGCGATCGGGGCAGGCTGCGATTTCCTCACGCCGATCGGCCATCAGTGCAACACGCTGGTGTTCGGGCCGGGCGGCTATCGTTTCAGCGATTACGCCCGTTTGGGCGCGCCGCTGTCCCTGATTGTGGTGCTTGTCGGCACGCCGCTCATTCTGTGGACCTGGCCGCTGCGCTGA
- a CDS encoding GntR family transcriptional regulator, producing the protein MTKRSDRLGASQTVEDVVAQITDRLLNGKMVPGQRLIEADLMAELSTGRGPIREALRILAGDGIVELMPNRGARVRSYSPQEIVEIMEVVAALQFLAADLVMARHLTPEEIQPLRDACAVIAAAMETGNKRFVMRSLLQYQYRFNSLSNNRYITIAMDGMNHGYHSDIIAEGVPLEKLSGCAENYVALTDAITAGDAQKVRQIMRVNYDTIIGSLRGN; encoded by the coding sequence ATGACGAAGCGGAGCGATCGGCTGGGCGCGTCCCAGACGGTCGAGGACGTTGTTGCGCAGATCACGGATCGCCTCCTGAACGGCAAGATGGTGCCGGGGCAGCGTCTGATTGAGGCTGATCTGATGGCGGAACTGTCGACCGGGCGGGGGCCGATCCGGGAAGCGCTGCGCATTCTGGCGGGTGACGGTATCGTTGAACTCATGCCGAACCGGGGCGCGCGCGTCCGCAGCTATTCGCCGCAGGAAATCGTCGAAATCATGGAAGTGGTTGCGGCGCTCCAGTTTCTCGCCGCCGACCTCGTCATGGCGCGGCATCTCACGCCGGAGGAAATCCAGCCGTTACGGGACGCATGTGCGGTCATAGCAGCGGCCATGGAAACCGGTAACAAGCGGTTTGTGATGCGATCACTGCTGCAATATCAATACCGGTTCAACAGCCTTTCAAACAACCGGTACATCACCATTGCCATGGACGGCATGAACCATGGCTATCATTCCGACATCATTGCCGAGGGCGTGCCGCTTGAGAAATTGTCGGGCTGTGCCGAGAATTATGTTGCGCTGACTGATGCGATCACCGCTGGCGATGCCCAAAAAGTGCGCCAGATCATGAGGGTCAATTACGATACCATTATAGGGTCGCTGCGCGGCAATTAA
- a CDS encoding VOC family protein, giving the protein MVMVPRFGSVRQLGVVVKDAEAAMLHWGRHMGVGPFFVIEGATFQDYRYRGVPGPSPVCTFGYAQAGDLQVEIIAQTNDAPSGYLDFLASGREGCQHLSSWQASDAEFEAVYAQALSSGAQLMHEGYADGSRFAYFATGEGLPGGLAFEIAVGLRPELLPVHAMLRAANESWDGSDPIRRMPS; this is encoded by the coding sequence ATGGTGATGGTTCCAAGATTCGGATCGGTGCGGCAGTTGGGCGTCGTGGTGAAGGATGCCGAGGCAGCGATGCTGCACTGGGGGCGCCATATGGGCGTCGGCCCCTTCTTCGTGATAGAGGGTGCGACATTTCAGGATTATCGCTACCGCGGTGTTCCCGGCCCCTCCCCTGTCTGCACATTCGGCTATGCGCAGGCGGGCGACCTTCAGGTGGAGATCATCGCCCAGACCAATGATGCGCCGAGCGGCTATCTGGACTTCCTCGCCAGCGGTCGGGAGGGATGCCAGCATCTGTCTTCTTGGCAGGCGTCGGATGCCGAATTCGAGGCGGTCTATGCGCAGGCGCTCTCCAGCGGCGCGCAGCTGATGCATGAAGGCTATGCAGACGGCTCCCGTTTCGCCTATTTCGCGACCGGCGAAGGCTTACCCGGCGGCCTGGCGTTCGAGATTGCGGTCGGCCTTCGTCCCGAACTTCTCCCCGTCCACGCCATGCTGCGGGCAGCGAACGAAAGCTGGGACGGCAGCGACCCCATTCGGCGGATGCCGTCATGA
- a CDS encoding mechanosensitive ion channel family protein, translating into MTEAIEIWLSDMGWNSGMAHLVIAGSLVAFAVIAGEAAARWGGPACRRWVRSDVGTRGALLGKRLPELLRFATGALILTLPLALLPFAEPALTIIAVAFSAALMMTAGYVLRIASLPLWMCIFLAAVAFVLTLAAALGGVEALATSLDATALHVGSRRISLLNVVNFLLVGAILFAATRIANRIMTHAVGRLSALDLSQRALFQKLGSLAVVVVAILFGVDILGIDLTTLTVFSGALGLAVGFGLQKTFGNLIAGLILLMDKSVKPGDVIAVGDTFGAINKIGVRAVSVITRDGKEHLIPNEQLMTQAVENWSFSNRDVRIHIPVVISYDSDLKLAQKLMIQAAKASHRVLPKPEPTVWLLAFGERGLEHDIMVWILDPEQGVGNVQSDILNRLWELFQTHGIGLPYPQRDIYLHTVPSHQAGSANLRHED; encoded by the coding sequence ATGACCGAAGCGATCGAGATCTGGTTATCCGACATGGGCTGGAACTCCGGCATGGCGCACCTGGTGATCGCCGGATCGCTCGTCGCCTTTGCTGTCATCGCGGGCGAAGCGGCCGCACGTTGGGGCGGACCGGCATGCCGCCGGTGGGTGCGATCCGATGTGGGGACGCGGGGGGCATTGCTGGGCAAGCGCCTGCCAGAGCTTTTGCGTTTCGCGACCGGGGCGCTCATCCTCACCCTCCCCCTCGCCCTGCTGCCGTTTGCTGAGCCTGCGCTGACGATCATCGCTGTCGCATTCAGCGCCGCACTCATGATGACAGCAGGCTACGTGCTGCGCATCGCAAGTCTGCCGCTTTGGATGTGCATATTTCTCGCAGCAGTAGCTTTCGTTCTGACCTTGGCCGCTGCCCTCGGCGGTGTCGAAGCACTGGCGACCAGCCTCGACGCCACTGCGCTGCATGTCGGCAGCCGGCGGATATCCTTGCTCAACGTCGTCAACTTCCTGCTCGTGGGCGCCATATTGTTTGCCGCGACAAGAATAGCCAACCGCATCATGACGCACGCGGTGGGCCGCCTTTCGGCCCTTGATCTTTCACAACGCGCGCTGTTCCAGAAACTGGGAAGCCTTGCCGTTGTGGTCGTGGCGATCCTGTTTGGCGTCGATATATTGGGGATCGACCTGACGACGCTCACGGTTTTTTCCGGCGCGCTGGGTCTTGCGGTTGGCTTTGGCCTTCAGAAAACCTTTGGCAATCTGATCGCCGGATTGATCCTGCTGATGGACAAGTCCGTCAAGCCGGGAGACGTGATTGCCGTCGGCGATACGTTCGGGGCCATCAACAAGATCGGCGTTCGCGCGGTGTCCGTTATCACTCGTGATGGCAAGGAACACCTGATCCCGAACGAGCAGCTCATGACCCAGGCCGTGGAAAACTGGTCCTTTTCCAACCGGGACGTCCGCATCCACATTCCCGTTGTCATTTCCTATGACAGCGACCTGAAGCTCGCGCAAAAGCTGATGATTCAGGCTGCCAAGGCATCGCATCGGGTTCTGCCGAAGCCCGAGCCGACGGTCTGGCTCCTGGCCTTCGGTGAACGGGGGCTGGAACATGACATCATGGTCTGGATACTCGATCCCGAACAGGGTGTGGGGAATGTGCAGTCCGACATCCTCAACCGGCTATGGGAACTCTTCCAGACGCATGGCATCGGCCTGCCCTATCCCCAGCGCGACATCTATCTGCATACCGTCCCATCGCATCAGGCGGGCAGCGCGAACCTCCGCCACGAAGACTGA
- a CDS encoding TonB-dependent receptor, translating into MTMRFTEGRRFALGAGILAIGVSLATPLLAQDKQSADGELGDIVVTAQRRAENLQDVPIAIAAVEGGTLAKLGVRRSEELSIRVPSLTIGNDSNIGQPYIRGVGSQYSWPGLDPSVSLYVDGGYVQRQAGSILEFVDIKNVQVLKGPQGTLYGRNATGGAILIEQNNPQTSGVEGYVFTEYGRFNDWRSQAVLNLPVSDTLAVRFAGQYRERDGFIHNVLTGKDEGGGKSVLARGKLQWTPNDALTVRLTSEYFRDKGSYGSLRERLSGDLCLICNIYGFTPPEGFYEVSGRPNLTVGRSYSNNLTLIYQADAFTLTSITTYRDTRFSADNDNDFSGPDFLNSVVTERGKTFVQDVQLSSSFDGMINFLAGAFYERDRARANLHIGGDATAGVPSVETDNRTRLNSFSVYGEAYVDFAPDWRLTGGLRYNRDSKKLAVANSPGGSIFGGGSPAEFGISKSFSDVTQRAVIAYKPGNANYYVSYNKGFKSGGFNTPTFAPVTPLNQENLTSLEVGAKNSFMGGRLRTEVAVFHYWYDDLQVSHVDFNTGGIVSQNAASARTTGVEGSVDAKLSRMLSLGASGTYLHSRFKDFEGAAIFEPVPGGIGLANGSEDLSGHRMPYSPTFSGSVYGTLSFDLKGDVTAEVSAVARYTSGYDFSPGASGPLRLDRQDAFTIVNLNGTVRMPGGLSVGFYVNNLTGRKYYASAVTAVYAAEYHPAAPRTFGGSIRYDF; encoded by the coding sequence ATGACGATGCGTTTCACGGAAGGTCGGCGATTTGCATTAGGCGCGGGAATTCTGGCAATCGGGGTTTCGCTGGCCACGCCATTGCTTGCACAGGACAAACAGAGCGCGGATGGGGAGCTGGGAGACATCGTCGTCACAGCGCAACGTCGTGCCGAAAATCTGCAGGATGTTCCGATCGCCATCGCCGCTGTCGAGGGCGGCACTCTGGCAAAGCTGGGCGTGCGCCGCAGCGAGGAACTGTCGATCCGGGTGCCCAGTCTGACCATCGGAAACGATTCCAACATCGGCCAGCCCTATATTCGCGGCGTCGGATCGCAATATTCGTGGCCCGGCCTCGATCCCAGCGTCTCGCTCTATGTCGATGGGGGGTATGTCCAGCGGCAGGCCGGCTCGATCCTGGAATTTGTCGACATCAAGAATGTCCAGGTGCTGAAAGGCCCCCAAGGCACGCTATATGGCCGCAACGCGACCGGCGGCGCGATCCTCATTGAGCAGAATAATCCGCAAACCTCCGGTGTGGAGGGCTATGTCTTCACGGAATATGGCCGTTTCAACGACTGGCGCAGCCAAGCGGTTCTGAACCTGCCGGTCTCCGACACCCTGGCCGTCCGCTTCGCGGGCCAGTACCGTGAGCGCGACGGCTTCATCCACAATGTGCTGACCGGAAAGGATGAGGGCGGCGGCAAGTCCGTGCTCGCGCGCGGCAAACTACAATGGACGCCCAATGACGCGCTGACCGTCCGGCTGACCTCCGAATATTTCCGTGATAAGGGGTCCTACGGTTCGCTGCGGGAGCGCCTGTCGGGCGATCTCTGCCTGATTTGCAACATCTACGGCTTCACGCCACCCGAAGGCTTCTATGAAGTCAGCGGTCGCCCGAACCTGACGGTCGGGAGGTCCTATTCCAACAACCTCACCCTTATCTACCAGGCTGACGCCTTCACGCTCACCAGCATCACCACTTATCGCGACACCCGCTTCAGCGCGGACAATGACAATGACTTTTCCGGCCCAGATTTCCTGAACAGCGTCGTGACGGAGCGCGGCAAGACCTTCGTGCAGGATGTGCAGCTGTCGTCCAGTTTCGACGGCATGATCAATTTCCTGGCCGGCGCCTTTTACGAACGCGACCGCGCCCGCGCCAACCTTCATATTGGCGGCGATGCCACTGCAGGGGTGCCGTCTGTCGAAACGGACAACCGCACACGGCTCAATTCTTTTTCGGTCTATGGCGAGGCCTATGTCGATTTCGCACCGGACTGGCGCCTGACCGGAGGGCTGAGATATAATCGCGACTCCAAGAAGCTTGCCGTCGCCAACTCCCCCGGCGGCTCGATCTTCGGCGGCGGATCGCCTGCCGAGTTCGGCATCTCCAAGAGCTTCAGCGACGTGACCCAGCGAGCGGTCATCGCCTACAAGCCCGGCAACGCGAATTATTATGTGAGCTACAATAAGGGCTTCAAGAGCGGCGGATTCAACACGCCGACCTTCGCGCCGGTGACGCCGCTCAATCAGGAAAACCTCACCAGTCTGGAGGTCGGCGCCAAGAACAGCTTCATGGGTGGCCGTTTGCGAACGGAAGTTGCCGTCTTCCATTATTGGTATGACGATCTTCAGGTGTCACATGTCGACTTCAACACCGGCGGCATCGTGTCGCAGAACGCAGCTTCCGCTCGCACAACGGGCGTTGAAGGCAGTGTGGACGCCAAACTGTCGCGGATGCTCTCTCTTGGCGCTTCCGGCACCTATCTGCATTCACGCTTCAAGGACTTTGAAGGCGCCGCGATCTTCGAGCCTGTGCCAGGCGGCATTGGCCTCGCCAACGGGTCTGAGGATTTGAGCGGGCACCGCATGCCCTATTCGCCGACGTTCAGCGGCAGCGTCTATGGGACGTTGAGCTTCGACCTCAAGGGCGATGTCACGGCCGAGGTTTCCGCAGTGGCGCGCTATACCAGCGGCTATGATTTCTCGCCGGGTGCCAGCGGGCCGCTCCGCCTGGATCGTCAGGACGCCTTCACCATCGTCAACCTGAACGGAACGGTGCGGATGCCCGGCGGGCTGAGTGTCGGCTTCTACGTCAACAATCTCACTGGCCGGAAATACTATGCGTCGGCCGTCACCGCGGTCTATGCTGCGGAATATCATCCCGCCGCGCCGCGCACATTCGGAGGATCGATCCGTTACGATTTCTGA